The nucleotide sequence TGTGAAACATCACATCAGGTAAAAAATACTTGACTACCTCtagaaaatattgttttgttgatCATTATCAGATAACCTGAAAACACATtgcaagtttgaattttttttgtagaattttGATCTACActgcatttctttcattttaataaatataattttacatTAACATTCTTGGTCACCAACTAAATTTGAAGCTATCATGTCCTCTGTGTGGTGATCAATACTCATGGAAAGTAATAGGTCAGTCAGAGATTTTTACAGAATTTCCCTTGAAAGGTTCTCTCAAACTTCTTATGAGTATCATGTGTCTGGATTTTGTGAATATTTCTGACTGCTGGGTAAGTTTTTCAATAAACCAAGTCAGAAATGTTTTCTAGGTGTCGAAAACCTAGCAATTTTACGGTACGCACACTAAAATATCAAGGTAAGTTTTGAAATCACTCAACACTTCTAATAAAATGTCTAATAATCTTAACAagcttgaaagaaaatttcaggGGAActtctgtaaaaatttttaccGCCAGATATGGAGCATTTTTAAAAACCTGTCCGGCTGCCAGACATGTAGACACAGCAGATgcaaaaaactttcaaacaaaacaactcTGTTCAAACAACGGATCCATCTGCATTCTGGTCAACGCCATCCTTCGAAATAAAAAGCCTCAAATATAGAGAACCAATTAAAATTGCGAGTTTTCTTGTTTGGGAAAGCAAAAATATTAGTAAATATGTTATACTAACGAGGTAACTGAGCCACAGCGTTGTCATCCATCAACATTTCCGCGATTCCTTCCTCGTCAACATCCACCTCATCCACGTAAACTTGCTCCGTGAGTGCTCGCGTTTTTAAACACCAGGAAGCCTaattgacgaaaaaaaattattaagctCAGTGCAAGCTTGTGCTATAGTTCTAACTTTTGTTTAGCCCAAAAATTCATTTAGAATTAGTGGCGGAAATTAAAGGTACTTTTGATACCATTTCTGCCGAAAAAAAATACCTGGTCATAAGGATTTTTCTTCAGCAACTCTGTACAAACTTCTGAGCATTCCTCGAATTTTCTTCGACGATAAAAACTCATCGCTAGAAACAACGGATCCATCCCAGTGGACGCCATCTTTGATAGTTTGTCTGTCGATTTGCATCGCTGGctcagttttcttgttgtcatgACAGCGTATGCTCTTTCCCGCGAAATTTTAAAAGGGCTCTCTAGAATCCCGAATTATCGCCCAACTCAGCGCCCATCCCTGTCACCCACGCAAAGCAATCGGCGGAAATTAGACAGTAGACTaaatattaattacttttataAATACTTTCGTTCATGTCTGAAATAAAGCAATGACTCCCGCAGGCATATTTGCTCTCGGATGCCTCGATCGATCAGCTGGTTAAGAGGCAATGGAAAAACCGGCGAAGTCAGAAGCCCCGTGATAGGCTCCCGACAAAGTGGTATTTCACTGTAAAGCTATCTTCATTAGAGATGGAAGCATATGAACGAAGATCTCATATCTAATGAAATGACCGGATGACTGTTACTTTCTGGAAACTTTTGCGCCTGTTTAAATATCAACAGATTTTTCTCGGCAACGATTTTGCATTCCGAGAACGGGCAGTGATGCGTTGCTAATTAATTAAAGGATGTAGGGGTCACATTGGTGGAGGATAAAGGCCAAACCAAAAACGCCTCTTGCGACATCATATGCTCATTAAACAGAGGAAACGTGTCTTTTCATCATTCACTTCAAAAGAAGGGATGAAACCACCTTTTTACAAAGATGAATCGTACTTGATGTTTACTTTGATCTATATTGACAACAATCTTGCTTTAAAAAGCCTCCCCGCCAGATCCTCAACAATGTATCTATATACGCTTCAGCGTCTCTGGGAAGCTCTTCACATTTACGTACACTGCTTATCTGTGTTTAGtgtctaatttttttccctaaaaaataacaaacgGATGCAAGAAGGGCCAATAGCGACGCAAATTGTGATAATTGTTGGCCAACTAGACAGATATGCTTGGGCAAatatttgagagagagagagcataAATTATGTATCTTAGTCACTATTATCAAGTTAACAATCAATATAGATCACTCTGATACTGAAAATATCCTTCGCGGGGGAATAGTTAAAAGATCTAGAATCTTTTTTACAGGGTTTAAATCTTGGCCAGTGAAAAGCATATCATTGAAGAGAATAAAGAttgtaaacagaagaaaattttgacCATTAAAGCGTTGGTAAACAGATGTTTTCGCAAACAAATGTGTAAGTGTTGGTTTTCAAGTGAATATTAGGTAAGAAGCATAAGCTTTGTGTTGGGTCGCTTCCTGTTGCTAATAATTGTTTTGAGCTTTGACTTTTCTGGCACTAATGCTGTTTAGTCATCTACAAATGAAAGAATCGTTTATCGAGTAAATCTCTCGCGTGAATCTAGATGGATTTCAAAAGTAATACACAAGTTTTGAGTGACGCGACGCTCAGGAGGgacgcgtttttttttttcgcctaaATCCGCGTTAAACATCGCGCGCGTGACGCGAAGTCCAAAGGCGCTTATTGTGTTGAAAGGAGCTGAAATGGTTTCTTTTGTGTCTAGTGTGTGACGTCATGGCGCAGCTCCAATCAGAGCCCGGAAGCCAGTGGGCATTGGCCCCTCATCCGGCGAAACAATGCTCTGAGTTTTTCATAATGAGGTttacagtgtttggtgattgTATGGTCAAAACGTGGAGATCTTTTGCGCTTAGAAAATGACTCTCTCTGTTTAACTTTACTCTTAAGGATCGACAGTTTCGGTTAAATATGGCGTCAGTTTCTCACGAAAATGTATCGCTCGCGATAGAGGAAAGCGCTTGGCTGAGCCGTGCTTGAGGAAAGCACGCAAGCTTCACTTGCGCGTGGTGAACAACGCCAGCTGCGAGAGTACAATCGTCAGTAGCGGTGTCTCCTGGAAATGGAGAAACAAATACCCGACTCAGTAATTCTTGAAGTGTTCAGGTACTTTACGAAAAGAGAACTTGGGGTTTTGGCTCAAGTTTGCCCGCGCTGGAGAAGAATTGCGTACGATCGTTCGCTTTGGTGTGTTGTTGACATGAATGATTTTTGGCCTGCGGTTGATGAAGAGACGTTGTTGATGTTGATCAGGACGCGTTTATCTTCGGTAAAAGCTCTTAATTTGGGCGGCTGTACCCTCACAGCCAAGGTGGCTAAAGAACTCGCGAAAAGATGCCATCAACTCCGCAGTCTGGTCTTTTACGGAGCGGAGGTTGAAAGCGAAACGGGACACGAAGGTATACGCGACTTTCCAACGGGCTTAGAACTCATGGATTTACGCTACTCGTGGGGAAATTTCAAGTTTATGAGAAGATTACCGAGGCATTTTACTCAAATGAGATACGTTGGATTAGGGATGGACTCATCTGAGAGTCTCGTGCCTGATGTTTTTGCGAAAATGAGGAACTTGCGCATTCTTGATTGCACGGATTGCGAGACACTGACTGATGACGCACTTCTCAAGGTCTCGATGAATTGTCCGCACTTAGAATCGATATGCTTGAACGAATGCAAGAATTATCGGGGAAAACACCTTTATCGAGTCCTAAATAACTGTAAATCTGTTTCAACACTGCTTATTCGTTTCACAAAGATCACCGATGAGGCACTGATGGCAGTCAGTTGGGAAAAGACCGTGGTGAAAGAACTCGATTTGACCGGTTGCTATTTCGTGACAACCACTGGCCTTTCAAACGTGATTTCTAGGTTGCCGGATATTCGctatttcaaaatgaatcaatGCGGATTTCGGCACATTCTTCATTTGAGAATTTACCAAGAAGTTCGACCAACGTTGGCCTACAAATGTTTAGAGACTTTAGATCTGCGATGGAACTTTCTACTGTCGGCGGAATGTTTGGAGGGCGTTCTGCGACATTCCCCGTCCCTACGATACTTAGGAGTTAGTCACTCCCCAAGGATACCCCCCTCAGTGATAGCTGAGAtgtttaagtttgtttccaagtTGAGGATTTTGGAGTTTGGACCTCTTCGTAAGGAGGCCTTGTCAGAAAGTTCATTAGTACCCAACCTTATCAAGATGTGCCCTCTTATTGAGGCAGTGTCTTTAATCAATTTCAAGTTGATTGATGATTCTGATGCGGACTTGGTCCAGGAACTTAGAGACAAATGCAAACACATCAGGGAAGTTAAACTCTGCAGTCCCCGCATTGAGCACGTCGCCATTGGTAACAGCGGAGAAACCATCACTGTGGAACGACTCCTTATCAAAATGGAGAGCCTACTGCCAAGCCCAGAGAACACACTTGGCAAAGTAATCAACAAATTGCATGTTTAGGTAGTTCttttttataatcattaaaAATCTTCATTGTACATAGTAGCCAGATGTtgcagataaaaaaaaatatattcattctATTTTCACaatcagaaattaatattcaaCATTACAGTAATCACCAGTGTATGATATGAGACATTTTCAACTTATGGATTAAGTTGATCATATCGATTTAAAGCCATTCCTTTGTTAGCAGATGGCCGTACTTAATGGACTTCTTAAATATCAGCATTGGATTTTattattccttaaaaaaatctcaaatttcaaattctaaTGAATTTCCTTTGGGAAAAACAtccaatttaaaagaaattttacttCGCCCAGATACTGCAAGgatctctctttttttcaccGAGGTTGAATTCAATTATGGTTCATTTCTATCTAGttactttttcattctttgGAACTATTTATGTCATCAGTTGTATTGATTTTGAGCAAACAGTCTGTACCTTtatgaagatttttttctcagtaagCTTTTGTGTTTTGCAACTGAAATTTGGTGTATTACATTAGTTCCCTCTGTTTGCTGCCCAAAATTCACCTCAAATGGGATTATTGtcaaattgatttcatttttctcaacATTGTAAATAATACCAACATAGCAGAGTGTGTACCAAGCAAGCTGGACAGTGCAgtgttgtaaggagaattaatataGCAGTGATGGACCAGAAAGGaaagtttctcaagaaattCCCTATGCATTATTTATCCAACATTGTCTAAGTCCTTCCAACTAGTCTTTGTTAAGATTTGCAACACCACTATTTCTTGTGTGggagttttttttctaaatgtaTTCAACCCTGTTGTTATGGAAGGGCCTAATTATATGTTTAAAATGATGTCTTTGTTTCCAACAGTGGCACAGGTGAATTTGACTTGAGAGTTAAGCCACACTGAATAATCTTAAGTCACTTGagtatttccctttttcttttaagctaaGGGCTTTGCCATTTCAATTCCTCTAAAGGATACTTTAaaccaacaatttttttgttcagtagTTTTGAATAATTCACAATAGGTAATTGTATATCTCACACTTTACTCACAAATTTAAGTCATTACTTGAAATCATTTACATAACAGGCCCTTCTGCTAGTCATTTCTTCTTTGTCTTGCTGTAGAAGTCAAGTGGTGTTGCAAATCCTTTGTCTAAATGTTGTGTAAGGActttaaaagaaagaagttaTTCTAGGACTGGATCCTAAAAATATAGCTCAAAATGTTGAAAATCTATAATGAccaaaaaagaacatttaatGCAGTGTATTTATATCATATAATTAtgacaaatttctttgaaaaattgttaagaAATCACAATGTTAGTGGTGTATGAGTGGTGTAGCTCAAACTATGTAAATGATGTTTTGAAGAGTTGCCAAGAAAATTGTTATACAATAGCTTGTATGtgtcatatctttctttttgatGTATTTGCTAACGAAATTATGCCTACTGCCATTCAAAAGTTCTGACGGGTATGTTGTTATTAAGCTACCTTTTTACTTGACACCCAATTTAGCAAAATGCTACAAATCATACTGAAGGTTGATTACTTCAAAATTGTGATGATCTTTATCActtttatgtcaaaattttaaaatattttagcatAGTAAGCTACATTTGGAGATTCattcattgattttcttttatatttcgTAGTTATGATGGGCATTTTCTGtttctgtagaaaaaaaaaaagataaataattttttgaatgaacaagCTGAACATTCCCTCTTCCTGGGTTTCTTTAGAGCAGATGCAGAGTCACACAACCCTACAACTGTCCATAGCAGCCCAAAAATTCCAATTTCAAACTAGTAGTTAtctgtttccatttttccaCAAGCTAAGTACCCTCAATCGTATTTGTCCCatttatttcaacaaattttgacttaaaacatcatttgataagtgCAAGCTATTGCATGTCTCAGTTCCTGTTTTCCCTCCCACACAAAAGCCAAATAATTGCAGAAAATTGAACTCGccattcaataaatttttttcccaaaagaaaTTTGGTTGCATAGAGACTAATAAATATCGTGATAAGTGATCGTAAAATCGTATTATATAACAGGTCAGgtaacatgtttttgtttttttgtaaagttAAGGGGTCACATGACAGGGTTATCCACAGGCCTATCCACCCGTTCAGCAGTCTGGTCTCTAGTTTTCATGCCTGTCCTCGGTCAACATGGCGGACGTAATGATAGCGTTTCTGGAgctgaacagtttgttttaggGAGACTTGCCTACTGTTCAGTTTTTACTCCCGTAGAAATATTTAAGATTACTTATTTGATGTTTGCTTACATGGAGAGGCCATTTTAAATGGCTCAAATGGATCCTGAAGTTGCGAATCGCCTCCACAAGGAAGGCGCGACCCTGATAGTTTTGGACGTTCCCGAAGGCACCGAATTCGGCATTGATTACTTTTCTTGGAACGTTGGTCCACGATTTAAAGGAGTAAAAATGGTACCACCCGGGCTTCATTTTATACACTACAGCGCAGTAGCTGGTGGAGGAGAAAGCGCTGCGAGAGCGGGCCTATTTCTATTCACAAAGTGTCAAGATATCTTTGTTATGAAATGGGATCCGAGCAGTGAGGATGTGATTCAAGTGGTTTGTAATGAAGAAGAATTAACAAGATATAGGCAAGGTAttgtatttttacattttcatgctgatattttttaacccatgagtgaccaagataggATTTCTTCTTACAAGATAAATTTATCActcagacaagtaatgagaataaagaaaaatatacttgttttaattgatccaataccaaaccTTCAGtaccaacatcataagaattgtatagcagacagtaaggagaattactaataagaaCCTTCACAGCGCCTCTGTCTACTAAGGGGTATAAATGGTTACTGGCAGATTATCAGGGAAGTCCAATGAAATGATTtagggtaaccttgcaatggactggcATCTCATCCAGGGGAGAGTAAATATATTCCTAGTGGCTTCTTGCCATAGACACCAGAATGAGCttggcttgagtacagactttacTTTTCACTGTGAATGTAGTGTGCTAATTGGTAGAGTTTGAACACGCATGAAAATTGTATATGTGTGTCTGATAACCATGTGTCTGAGCATATAAAATGCATCTGCACAGCAAACATGTAGACTGATACTATAGAGTGctgaaagtttaaaacagaGAATTGTGTGAATCACTAGCAGTCATGGTGCTCACAATATTTTTAACACAGTTTgcgattttattttttgacatgTATAGGTTTACAAGATTTGGATTCTTTTCTTGGTCCCTATCCTTATGAACACTTGAAGAAATGGGTCTCCTTGACCAGCCATATAACTAAAGATTTACTAGATAGACTTCAACCTGTATGCAAAAAGATTTCTTCAGCAACTGAGCTTCCCCAACAGCCACCGCATACAAGAGCAAAGCCTTCAATGTGTGAGGACACCATTTCTTCATTTGCGCATGATCCAGATTCTGTGATAAGATTTTCAGAGATTCCCAAACAGAAGTTCCCAGAGGGTGCCTCTCCAGCAGAAATTAGCAAACATAACATGGACAATAGTTATGTTCTTGGTAACATGATCAGTGGCATGAAAGGTAAGTATTTTTGTGGGACCTGTAACTCATTTAAGAAGTTATTACTGTTAAAAATTATGCTCTCCTCCTCTTAATCCTGTAACTCCAgggtcaaatttttaattctccttactgtcaactatacaattcttataatgttagttcagagaatttagtattggatcaactaattatccccaaatttatatttttctttattctcatgacttatctggttgatattgtattgatattgtaaggagaaattctgccttggtcactcatgggagttaaaggattaaaagtgAATCTTGAATTTATTTTCTGAGCTTGTTTTGATCAAACTATGGAAAGATACATGACAGCTTCATTCAGCCAATTTTTGATCTGAAAGTTTGCAGATTGCCTCAACATTTTGATTTCTAAAAGTAATAAGCATCTACTGTGATACCCTTACaaagtat is from Pocillopora verrucosa isolate sample1 chromosome 7, ASM3666991v2, whole genome shotgun sequence and encodes:
- the LOC131789139 gene encoding F-box/LRR-repeat protein 2-like translates to MEKQIPDSVILEVFRYFTKRELGVLAQVCPRWRRIAYDRSLWCVVDMNDFWPAVDEETLLMLIRTRLSSVKALNLGGCTLTAKVAKELAKRCHQLRSLVFYGAEVESETGHEGIRDFPTGLELMDLRYSWGNFKFMRRLPRHFTQMRYVGLGMDSSESLVPDVFAKMRNLRILDCTDCETLTDDALLKVSMNCPHLESICLNECKNYRGKHLYRVLNNCKSVSTLLIRFTKITDEALMAVSWEKTVVKELDLTGCYFVTTTGLSNVISRLPDIRYFKMNQCGFRHILHLRIYQEVRPTLAYKCLETLDLRWNFLLSAECLEGVLRHSPSLRYLGVSHSPRIPPSVIAEMFKFVSKLRILEFGPLRKEALSESSLVPNLIKMCPLIEAVSLINFKLIDDSDADLVQELRDKCKHIREVKLCSPRIEHVAIGNSGETITVERLLIKMESLLPSPENTLGKVINKLHV
- the LOC131789096 gene encoding protein AAR2 homolog, with the protein product MAQMDPEVANRLHKEGATLIVLDVPEGTEFGIDYFSWNVGPRFKGVKMVPPGLHFIHYSAVAGGGESAARAGLFLFTKCQDIFVMKWDPSSEDVIQVVCNEEELTRYRQGLQDLDSFLGPYPYEHLKKWVSLTSHITKDLLDRLQPVCKKISSATELPQQPPHTRAKPSMCEDTISSFAHDPDSVIRFSEIPKQKFPEGASPAEISKHNMDNSYVLGNMISGMKDRKEIVGELQFAFVCFLVGQVYDAFEHWKRLLNLLCSCDEALSTNSEIFDALIGVLHFQVQEIPKDFFVDIVSTNNFLTTTLQVFFSNMESSTTADKKLVDKARRFRLHLTKRFNWDFESEPEEFAPVVVET